The genomic interval TGTAGGGCTAGTATAAAAAACGGAGACCTTGTAACGCTCGATGATGCTCCACCAGCGATCCGGCTGTGGATAGTCTGGAGCACCCTCGTAGACAACCTGGGTTGCGCCGACGAGCATTGGCCCAAGAACCACATAAGAGTGGCCAGTGACCCAGCCAACGTCTGCTGTACACCAGTAGACATCGTGTTCACGTATATCGAAGACCCACTTCATTGTTGCATATACGTGAACGGCCCAGCCACCAGTATCGTGGACTATACCCTTAGGCTTCCCAGTAGTTCCAGAGGTGTACAGGATAAAGGATGGATGCTCGCTTTCAAGCCTCTCAGGCTCTACAAAAACATCGCTTGGGACTTCTCTAAGCAAATCATGTAGCCAGTAGTCTCTGCCCTCCCTCATCGGCACGTTATTTAGACCTATCCTCTTCACTACAACGACCTTCTCAACAGAACGGGCCCTCTCCACGGCCTTGTCGGCTGTCTCTTTTAGTGGGACGATCTTCCCCCTCCTCCAGAACCCGTCAGCAGTTATGAGTAGCTTGGCACCAGCATCGTTTATCCTGTCAGCAAGGGCCTCAGCCGAGAAGCCGGAGAAAACTACACTTGTAATAGCTCCAATCCTCCACGCAGCCAACATGAAAATAATCGTTTCGGGGATCATTGGCAAATAGATGGATATTCTGTCTCCCTTACCTACACCGAGCCTCTTCAATACATAGGCCGCCTTGTTGACCTCTCGGAGAAGTTCCCCATACGTGTATCTCATGACCTCGAGAGGCATACCATTTCCGTCTACGGGTTCGCCCTCCCAAATCAGGGCAACCTTGTTTCCTCTACCCTTCTTGACATTTAGGTCCAGCGCGAGGTAAGACAGGTTTATCTTTCCGCCGACAAACCACTTATAGAAAGGAGGATTAGAGTCGTCCAACAAGTTCTTCCACTTTTCAAACCACTCAAGCTCACTAGCGACACCATCCCAAAACTCATTGAAATTCTTCAAAGTCTCGGCATGCCTTCTCCAGTAGTCCTCAATTCTCTGAAACACGAACTTGTCGTTTGTAACATACTCCCCAAATGGAAGGCTCCCCGGTTCCATCGTCAATCGCCAAAAAACCTTTAGACAACTGTATTATTAAGCAATATTCAAAATAAATCATGACAAATCGCAGAGCACTAGGAAAAAAATGGAGCCCCGGCCGGGGTTTGAACCCGGGACCTCCGCCTATCCGGAAGGACTAGTTCTTACCAGAGCGGCGCTCTACCGAGCTGAGCTACCGGGGCTCGACTTCAGATGTCTTACTGAGTAATAGCTTTGTGGGGTTTAAATTTTTTGTGGGATGAGCAATTCTTCTATAGTTGTGTCTCTCATTTTCCTGGAGTGTTACTATATATTTTCCTTTCTTACTCCTTCCTCTTCCAGGTTGACGGTTAGAACGTTTGTTGCGTGGCTTTTTAGTGCGCTGATTATTTTTTCGGCGTCGTTTTCTCTGCATAGGGCTACGATGTATCCTCCCCCTCCGGCGCCTGTTAACTTTGCGCCTAGGGCTCCGTTTTCTCTGGCAGTATGTACGAGTAGCTCTATTTCCTTCGTTGAGACGCCTACAGCTGAGAGAAGGCCATGATTTATATTCATAAGTATTCCCAGGTTTTCGTAGTCTCCTTTCTCCAAAAGTTGGGCCGCCTCTACGACTAGCTTTCCAGCAGAATAGTAGATTGGGTCTAGTATACTTGGATAAGTGTTTTTAAGTGCAAGCACCCTGCGAACCATTTCGCCCGTGTTTCTGGGGTTGCCTGTGTCTGCCAATACTAGCTTTACCCCTCTAAAGATTGGTTTTAGCTGGATGAATCCCTCTCCTTTCCTATATGCAATGGCCCCGCCAAAAGTGGCTATGGTGTTGTCTATTCCACTGGGTTTTCCATGGACAACTTTTTCTGCCTCGTAGGCTAGGTCTGACACTTTTCTGGGGTCTAGCTGGAGGCCCAAGGCTAGGCTTGTTGCGTGGACTGTGGCGACTGCGACTGCCGCGCTCGAGCCCATTCCGCTACCTGGAGGTATCTGCGAGTCTATGTGTATGTTTAGGCCTGTTTTTTTGTCGGCCTCAAGCATCGCAGTGTATGCCGCAACGGCGACTGGGGTCATTTTGCCCGTCCAGCTGTCCCTCTGGTTAAGCGGGAAAGTCTCAGTGAGGTCGAAGTTTTTCGAGTACACCTTGATTTCGTCGCTCTGCGTGGGCTCCACAGTTACATATGCCCTTAGCGAAACGGCTATAGCTATTGCTGGCTGTCCCTCGACGACAAAGTGTTCACCGAATAGGATAACTTTTCCAGGTGCGCTTGAGGTAATCCTAGACATAGAAAAAGTGAGTGGATAGATTGGTATATTTTTAGCGTTGTAGCGTTGCTAGGGCTTGATGCCTTTTTCCAGCAATAGTGCTTTTATTTTTTCAATAGATCTCTGTATAGCCTCTGCTGGGTATTCGTGTGCTGGAAGCTTTCCATCGAGGAAGTCCTGGTACGCGGCAAGGTCGAGTAAACCGTGCCCGCTGAGGTTAAACAATATTACTTTTTCTTCGCCTTTTTGTTTGGCTTTTATCGCCTCGTCGATTACTGCTTTTATAGCGTGGGCGCTTTCTGGGGCTGGCACTATTCCCTCGGTCTGTGCGAAGAGCCTCGCAGCCTCGAAGACCTCTACTTGGTTATATGCTGTGCTTTCATATATTCCAGCCTTCTTCAGGAGGCTCAGGGTAGGTGCGGCGCCATGGTATCTTAGGCCTCCTGCGTGGATGGGTGGAGGTATAAAGTCGTGTCCAAGAGTGTACATCTTTAGTAGGGGTGTTAGTCCCGCGGTGTCCCCGTAGTCGTACATGTATTCGCCCTTAGTCATGGATGGACATGACGCCGGCTCTACGGCTAGGAACCGTGTCCTCTTGGGCGCTTTTCCGGATCTGACAAGATAGTAGAATGGATACGATATTCCGGCGAAGTTGCTTCCTCCACCCACGCAGCCTATGACAATGTCTGGGAACTCGTCTTCCGCTTCGAGTTGCTTTATTGCCTCTAGCCCTATAACTGTCTGATGCAACAAGACGTGGTTGAGCACGCTTCCAAGGCTATACTTTGTATCCTCATGAGATATTGCGTCTTCTAGGGCCTCGCTTATCGCTATTCCCAGGGAGCCGGGATTGTCAGGGTCCTTTTCCAGTATGCTTCTTCCATACTTTGTCCTGTTGCTCGGGCTTGGGACTACTTCTGCCCCCCACGTCCTCATCAGTATGGCTCTGTATGGCTTCTGCATGTAGCTGACCTTAACCATGTATATCGTCAGCTTTAGGCCAAAAAGCATTGTCGCGAACGAGAGTGCAGATCCCCACTGCCCAGCACCAGTCTCTGTAGTTAGTCTCTCTACTCCTTCCCTTGCATTATAGTATGCCTGGGCAACCGCCGTGTTGGGTTTATGGCTTCCCGGCGGACTAACGCCTTCGTACTTGTAATATATCCTAGCGGGGGTTCTAAGTGCCTTTTCGAGACGATATGCACGGATGAGGGGGGTTGGCCTCCAGATTCTGTATACATCGAGCACTTCTTCTGGTATGGGTATGAATCTTTCCTGTGACATTTCCTGTCTAATAAGTTCTTTTGGAAATATGGGCTCAAGGTCTTTGGGCGAGACCGGCTGGCCAGTGACTGGGTTAAGTGGCGGCGGAAGAGGCTCTGGCAGGTCTGGCAGGATGTTGTACCATTCCCGTGGCATCTCATCTTCATCTAGATGTATCTTTTTGTTCATAACTTGTCTATTTTGTTCATTGATGTATATAAATTTTTCTTTTATGTACATTTTAGAGAAGAATGAATATAAATGGAGGTTTATCACCATAAAGAATTATGGATAAGTCGTTTTGGAAACATGTAGAAGAAGTTCTAGGGTCGGGCAAAAGAATCCAGATAGCAAGAACTCTACTAAAATACGGGCTAAGCGTGAGAGGAGAAGACGTATACATTGGCGACAAAGTAAAAGTTACGGTAACTTCACTCGCGGAAGAAGCAGGCGTAGACAGGAGAGTAGTTATGGAGGTTCTTAAACAGATAAATAACGACGACTTCCTCAGGGAATTTTTCTTACACCTCAGGCCAGCAGGCCCCTCACTCGTGTCGGTTTCACGTCTGCTGGGTTACAGGTGCCTAGTTGTGGAGATCTTTGAAGACAAACCGGGCATAATTGCCTGGGTCGCTAACGCATTGGCCGAGAAGGATATAAACATTCTACAGGTGGTCGCGGAGGATCCGAACATATATGAAGAGCCCAAGCTCTACGTCGTCGTCTCGCAGCCTGTTCCCAGCGAGGTCATTGAGAAGATTCTCCAGCACCCGGCAATTAAGCGTGTGTCAATAAGCTAAAGTGAATTAGCAGCATCAATTAATTCTTTCAGGATATTTTCCATGTAGGCGCTGGGAACCTTGTAGCTAAACGCCGCCAAGTGTCCACCCCCTCCACCATAGCTTCTCGCTATGTCTGCAACGATCTTTGATATCTTTTCATAGCTGTTTTTGGCCGGTGCTCTATACGTGATGAGTGTAGCTGTTTCTCCCAGTCTTGTCAGCAGGATAACGGGTTTTTCCTTTTCGCCTGCGAGGACAGATGCTATTCTCCCAATGAATCCATATACCCGTCTGTTTCTTAGGTCAGCTATTAACAGGTTGTCTGACTCAAAGATTGTGCTTTGCTTTGCCTCTTGGTATAATTCCCTGTAGATTTTTTCTCCCTCTTGGGCCGCCTCTGCTGCCTCATCTGGGACTATTATTTTCTTGTTTAGCCAAGACGATAGTATCTTTTTCCTGAGCTGTTCCTCGCGAGTCTTGTATGCCAGGGCAATGCTAAGGGTTTCTAGGGAATGGTGCAGGGGGTCATCTTTCTCGAGCTTTATTGCTAGATCGGATGCTTCTCCCAGCTTTATTATGCTTTCGTAGAAGGAAGGGTCAGAAGTGTTCTGAAGGAATTTTCTAGCTATTGAGGCCGCTGATCTTGTGTTTTCGAGTATTGTTTGGATTCCTATCTTTGTCAATTTGTCTGAGAAACTTAGCGTGGACGGGTGATGATCCAGCCATATTATTTTTCCCCTCTTTGAGATGTCATATAAGAGAAGAGATAATTTTGGCCATAGTTCTGTATCGATCGCTATGTCGACGAGGTAGAGTTCTTCAAATTCTTCGGGAACCTGCAGCAGCGTCTTGTCGAGTTCGTGGGGCTGGGAAAATAGAAATATCAGCCTTGTTTCTGGATGCTTCTTTCTAATGGTGTCAGCTATGACTGCTGTAGCAGACATTCCGTCAAGGTCCCCATGAGAGATAAAAATCGTGGGTTTAGACATAGATACTAGGCCTTCTGCATAATTACTGCTGTTGTATTCCCTTCTCTTTGAGTTTATTCATTATTTTTGCAAGGACAAGTTTGGCTTCGTCCTCCTTTATTCCTAGATGCTTTGATGTAGCTTTTATATCGCCATTTATGGCGAGCATGGCGAGGATTCTGCGCTCTTTTTCGTTTTCTGCCAATCCGTTGGCTAGGGCTATTTGTGCAGCCTCAGATATCTTGTCGGAGTCAATATCTCTAGTTATCATTTCCGTCGGTAGGGGTTCTCTAAACCTGTTGAGATTATCTAGCGAGATGATTGTGACCCATTCGTCTTTCCCAATGTCTGGATAGATCTCTTTTAATGCGTTGATTAGCTCTTCTTTAGAACTAAAACCGTCCTTTACAGCGTCGTCATTTGTTAGTTCTCCGAGCTTAGTATATCGGACATATTTTACCCGGGCGGTTCCATGGATTTTCCCGTCGCTTTCAATATAAACAACGTCATATCTGGGCGTGACGATCCCCCTTCGGACAGTTGTCGTTTTTTCCCCGTTGAAGAGCTGGTCAATGTATTTTGCTTTGAACGATAATTTTCTGCCCAGCTTCCTGTTTATTATCTTCCTAGAGCCCCCCTCCATGTTTATAGGTTTCCTCCTCTGTTTTGAAGCCACATGGTTTTTAAATCTTTTTCCTCTGCCTTGTAGTTTTCCTCCTCTTCATGGAGGATTTTTTCTTGGCCGAGGCATGGGAAGCTTCACTGTCTTCTTCTTGGTATACCTTTTTCAATCCCTCTACGAGCTTTTCGGCAACCTTGTCTATGTTTTGTGCTAACTTGTCATAGTAGCTTAGAAACTCTTCGAGCATTTCCTGCACAAGCTCCTCCGGAGAAACTTCTCCATTAGCTATCTTTACAAGCTTAGACTCCATGCGCCCCCTTATCTCCGGCAAGACGAGTTCTGGGACTGTCTCATACAGCGAGACGGCAAGGGTTCTCCCGAGAGGTGTCGGTATAAGGCGCTTATTCTTCACTATAAAGTATTTTCTTTCAATGTTTGTGTGTATATGCTCCTGCATTGTCGCGTCTGTACCTATGCCGTACTTTTTCATTAGGGCTAGAAGCTCCGCCTCGCTGAGGTACTGTGGAGGCTGAGTGGTTCTCTCCTCTAGCTTTGCTTCTAAGACTCTCACCTCTTCCCCTTTGAGCAGGTATGGGAGGGGGTCATCTTGCGGTACACTGTAGGGGTAGACCTGATAGAATCCAAGGTAGACGACCTTGCGCCCCTCCGCCTGGAACTGTAACTTGTCTATGTTGACAATGATTTTTTGCTTCTCGATAATAGCGTCCTCGCTTAATGTGGCTAAGAAATGTCTAGCCACGTATTCGTATACCCTCCACGCTTTCTCCCCAAACTTTCTAACAATCTCGTTCTTAGAGGCGGCCTTAGTTGGGTAGATTGGTGGGTGGGCTTTGTCGTCTTCACGTCCCTCCGTCGGTTTGAAGCCCTTTAAAAGCAGTTTTTTTACGTACCAGCCAGTGTTTTCCCACTCGCTGAACATCGAGAGTATATTCTTCAGGTTTAGAGTTGGAGGATACCTGGTTGTCTCGGTGCGTGGATAAGAAATGTAGCCGTTCGCGTAAAGAGTTTCAGCTATTGCGAGGGTCTCTTTTGGCCTTAGGTTAAGGAAAAGGCTACCCCTGCTCTCAAGGTACACTGTGTTTAGTGGAACAGGGGGCTGGATATTAACTGTCACGTATTCCGAGGAAGCTACGATTCCCTTACCAATGCTCTTCACAACGCTTAATGCTTCGTTGGCCTTAGAGGCATCGTCAAACGTCGCGTGGCCAGTAAATACTCCCTCGGGCGACTCGAATTTTACTCTTAACACGTAGTATTTCTTCTTCTTGAAGTTTTCTCTCTCTAGTTCACGTTTTACAACCAAGTAGAGGACTGGAGTCTGACATGGACCATAGCTCAGGAATTTGCCTTTCGGCAAGAATCCGTTCCTCTTTTCTACCGACAGCGTGAGTATTCTCGTAAAGCTGGCGCCAATCGTGAGGTCGACGATCATCCTAGAGAAGGCCTTGTTTGCTAGGTTTTCGTTTGGCTTCCTGAAGTTTTTGAAGGCTTCTAGGATGTCTGTCCTCGTTATTGCGCTGAACCATGCACGTTTAAACTCTAAGCTTGGGTTGGCCTGGGACATTATTCGCATGACTTCGAATGCTATGGCTTCCCCTTCCACGTCAGCGTCCAGGGCAAGTATCACTGTCGAGGTTTTTTGTGCAAGCTGTCTAAGAGCCTTTATGTATTTGTATGCTCCCTCCCGTGTCACTAGTATAGGCTTTATG from Thermofilum adornatum carries:
- the mvk gene encoding mevalonate kinase translates to MSRITSSAPGKVILFGEHFVVEGQPAIAIAVSLRAYVTVEPTQSDEIKVYSKNFDLTETFPLNQRDSWTGKMTPVAVAAYTAMLEADKKTGLNIHIDSQIPPGSGMGSSAAVAVATVHATSLALGLQLDPRKVSDLAYEAEKVVHGKPSGIDNTIATFGGAIAYRKGEGFIQLKPIFRGVKLVLADTGNPRNTGEMVRRVLALKNTYPSILDPIYYSAGKLVVEAAQLLEKGDYENLGILMNINHGLLSAVGVSTKEIELLVHTARENGALGAKLTGAGGGGYIVALCRENDAEKIISALKSHATNVLTVNLEEEGVRKENI
- a CDS encoding TrpB-like pyridoxal phosphate-dependent enzyme — encoded protein: MNKKIHLDEDEMPREWYNILPDLPEPLPPPLNPVTGQPVSPKDLEPIFPKELIRQEMSQERFIPIPEEVLDVYRIWRPTPLIRAYRLEKALRTPARIYYKYEGVSPPGSHKPNTAVAQAYYNAREGVERLTTETGAGQWGSALSFATMLFGLKLTIYMVKVSYMQKPYRAILMRTWGAEVVPSPSNRTKYGRSILEKDPDNPGSLGIAISEALEDAISHEDTKYSLGSVLNHVLLHQTVIGLEAIKQLEAEDEFPDIVIGCVGGGSNFAGISYPFYYLVRSGKAPKRTRFLAVEPASCPSMTKGEYMYDYGDTAGLTPLLKMYTLGHDFIPPPIHAGGLRYHGAAPTLSLLKKAGIYESTAYNQVEVFEAARLFAQTEGIVPAPESAHAIKAVIDEAIKAKQKGEEKVILFNLSGHGLLDLAAYQDFLDGKLPAHEYPAEAIQRSIEKIKALLLEKGIKP
- a CDS encoding ASCH domain-containing protein, which codes for MASKQRRKPINMEGGSRKIINRKLGRKLSFKAKYIDQLFNGEKTTTVRRGIVTPRYDVVYIESDGKIHGTARVKYVRYTKLGELTNDDAVKDGFSSKEELINALKEIYPDIGKDEWVTIISLDNLNRFREPLPTEMITRDIDSDKISEAAQIALANGLAENEKERRILAMLAINGDIKATSKHLGIKEDEAKLVLAKIMNKLKEKGIQQQ
- a CDS encoding DNA topoisomerase — its product is MIYGYVIVAEKNSVARAIASFLGGTSVKRLQIEGVPAYEFNWNNSRSLSIGVSGHILNFDFPKEYNKWNSIDPRQLFFIKPILVTREGAYKYIKALRQLAQKTSTVILALDADVEGEAIAFEVMRIMSQANPSLEFKRAWFSAITRTDILEAFKNFRKPNENLANKAFSRMIVDLTIGASFTRILTLSVEKRNGFLPKGKFLSYGPCQTPVLYLVVKRELERENFKKKKYYVLRVKFESPEGVFTGHATFDDASKANEALSVVKSIGKGIVASSEYVTVNIQPPVPLNTVYLESRGSLFLNLRPKETLAIAETLYANGYISYPRTETTRYPPTLNLKNILSMFSEWENTGWYVKKLLLKGFKPTEGREDDKAHPPIYPTKAASKNEIVRKFGEKAWRVYEYVARHFLATLSEDAIIEKQKIIVNIDKLQFQAEGRKVVYLGFYQVYPYSVPQDDPLPYLLKGEEVRVLEAKLEERTTQPPQYLSEAELLALMKKYGIGTDATMQEHIHTNIERKYFIVKNKRLIPTPLGRTLAVSLYETVPELVLPEIRGRMESKLVKIANGEVSPEELVQEMLEEFLSYYDKLAQNIDKVAEKLVEGLKKVYQEEDSEASHASAKKKSSMKRRKTTRQRKKI